Proteins found in one Nocardia brasiliensis ATCC 700358 genomic segment:
- a CDS encoding ParB/Srx family N-terminal domain-containing protein — MPTDTAEPTAVAELENLTDLDATAPTADDAPIEADNAGPPVPSKAGVLEDKHPAELVIAANVRENFHLEDHPDYTESIREHGVMEPIWAIRMPDGRLVVRNGHVRTLTALAFEQDSVPVRITEFDPAVDAKEAEILRVFDQITTNTYVPLTEGDIAGGIALALELGASPTRIGKALQRKRAEVKLAGKIGASRTARGLIDSNQLDFEQAAILADYETLGDTDAVQELLNVHRSHFHYTAKRIAKDREEQRAFLAAALPYAEIGCGVLTGDHPEVAAGPELVPVTDILDGDGAAIGLEHIQADPEGWLVWIELDEHQQVVERDTGAVVDYATVDWQTAGSADKTPREGLRHADEVERRDRWLVEFWLPAEQLDARGWRRVSADLDESVDVDGSGADTAVSDEASAHRRAAAEAKAAEDREAERQARRRVRELNKQGEAAKEARVEFLVLYLKRKTTPPNAWKFIAQALANNSTLLGEYNALDNAFKLLGLEGGSWRRHELVEAIESAKPPRCLVIVLALVLGAYEKRTGRDCWRFSDKGVKHYMSFLAEIGHQLVPVELAAAGTLDYETIDLDNPVQIVDLDQDADPNEAADLAQAA; from the coding sequence ATGCCCACCGACACCGCCGAACCGACCGCCGTTGCGGAGTTGGAGAACCTGACCGATCTCGACGCCACCGCGCCCACCGCCGACGATGCACCCATCGAGGCCGACAACGCAGGCCCACCGGTGCCCAGTAAGGCCGGTGTTCTCGAGGACAAGCATCCGGCTGAACTGGTGATCGCCGCCAACGTGCGCGAGAACTTCCATCTCGAGGATCACCCCGACTACACCGAGTCGATCCGTGAACACGGTGTGATGGAACCGATCTGGGCGATCCGGATGCCCGATGGGCGACTGGTAGTGCGCAACGGCCACGTCCGCACGTTGACGGCGCTGGCGTTCGAGCAGGACTCGGTGCCGGTGCGGATCACCGAGTTCGACCCGGCCGTCGATGCCAAGGAAGCAGAGATCCTGCGGGTCTTCGACCAGATCACCACCAACACCTATGTCCCACTCACCGAAGGTGACATCGCCGGAGGAATCGCGCTGGCGCTCGAGCTGGGTGCCTCCCCGACCCGGATCGGGAAAGCACTGCAAAGGAAACGCGCCGAGGTGAAACTCGCAGGCAAGATCGGTGCCTCCCGCACCGCGCGAGGTCTCATCGACAGCAACCAGCTCGATTTCGAGCAGGCCGCGATCCTGGCCGACTACGAAACCCTCGGCGACACCGACGCGGTCCAGGAACTGCTCAACGTGCATCGCAGTCACTTCCACTACACCGCCAAACGCATCGCCAAAGACCGCGAAGAGCAGCGCGCCTTCCTCGCCGCCGCGCTCCCGTATGCCGAGATCGGATGCGGTGTACTCACCGGTGATCATCCCGAGGTCGCCGCCGGACCCGAGCTGGTACCCGTGACCGACATCCTCGATGGCGACGGCGCGGCGATCGGTCTCGAGCACATCCAGGCCGATCCCGAAGGGTGGCTGGTGTGGATCGAACTCGATGAGCACCAGCAGGTCGTCGAACGTGACACCGGGGCCGTGGTCGACTACGCCACGGTCGATTGGCAGACCGCCGGCAGCGCTGACAAGACGCCGCGGGAAGGGCTGCGGCACGCTGATGAGGTCGAACGCCGCGATCGCTGGCTCGTCGAATTCTGGCTGCCCGCCGAGCAACTCGACGCCCGCGGATGGCGCCGAGTCAGTGCGGATCTCGACGAATCTGTCGACGTCGACGGCTCCGGGGCCGACACCGCCGTGTCCGACGAGGCGAGCGCGCACAGGCGTGCCGCGGCCGAAGCCAAGGCTGCCGAGGATCGTGAGGCCGAGCGCCAGGCTCGTCGGCGTGTGCGCGAACTCAACAAGCAGGGTGAGGCGGCCAAGGAGGCCCGCGTGGAGTTCCTTGTCCTGTATCTCAAGCGCAAGACCACCCCGCCCAACGCGTGGAAGTTCATCGCCCAAGCACTGGCGAACAACTCGACGCTGCTCGGGGAGTACAACGCGTTGGACAACGCGTTCAAGCTGTTGGGACTCGAAGGCGGCAGCTGGCGCCGTCACGAACTGGTCGAGGCGATCGAGTCGGCGAAACCGCCGCGCTGCCTGGTGATCGTGTTGGCGCTGGTACTCGGGGCCTACGAGAAGCGCACCGGCCGCGACTGCTGGCGATTCTCCGACAAGGGCGTCAAACACTACATGAGCTTCCTCGCCGAGATCGGCCACCAACTGGTCCCGGTCGAACTCGCCGCCGCAGGCACGCTCGACTACGAAACCATCGACCTCGACAACCCCGTCCAGATCGTCGACCTGGACCAGGATGCCGATCCGAACGAGGCCGCCGACCTCGCGCAGGCCGCCTAG
- a CDS encoding bifunctional DNA primase/polymerase — MTLTTPHTDPTVVESPLSAALAVAERGWSVFPLSPGRKKPPIFKNWPRHASTDAQRIRRWWSWNPRFNVAIATGISQLHVIDLDAAHLRPPAGCFGDALAALSARLPEPAPSTFTVASPHGWHLYYTAPVQPELSCTVGRIGQGIDSRGHGGYVVAPGSITTDGAYRVIADRPLAELPDALITLLRPPPPPPPHQLTHRSEHLDAYLAAVLDRVTHPPPHTRNLTVFRAALTLGRLVAGGELDQHHTRAMLTAAAAAHIGVDGFTAAELDRAISNGFRYGAQHPRHLHH; from the coding sequence ATGACTCTCACGACACCACATACCGACCCCACCGTTGTCGAGTCACCGCTGTCGGCGGCCCTCGCCGTCGCCGAACGAGGGTGGTCGGTGTTCCCACTGAGCCCCGGCCGCAAGAAGCCTCCGATCTTCAAGAACTGGCCCCGCCATGCAAGCACCGATGCCCAGCGCATTCGCCGGTGGTGGTCGTGGAACCCGCGGTTCAACGTCGCGATCGCGACCGGTATCAGCCAGCTCCACGTCATCGATCTCGACGCCGCGCACCTACGTCCACCAGCTGGATGTTTCGGCGATGCCCTCGCGGCGCTGTCGGCCCGCCTGCCCGAGCCCGCGCCGAGCACGTTCACCGTCGCTTCCCCGCACGGCTGGCACCTGTACTACACCGCGCCGGTCCAGCCCGAGTTGTCGTGCACGGTCGGGCGCATCGGGCAAGGCATCGACTCCCGAGGCCACGGCGGATACGTCGTCGCACCCGGATCGATCACCACGGATGGTGCCTACCGCGTCATCGCCGACCGGCCCCTCGCCGAGTTGCCCGATGCGCTGATCACCCTGCTACGGCCGCCACCCCCGCCACCCCCACACCAGTTGACCCACCGGAGCGAGCACCTCGATGCCTATCTCGCCGCCGTCCTCGACCGCGTCACCCATCCCCCACCGCACACCCGCAACCTCACCGTGTTCCGGGCCGCGTTGACGCTGGGCCGCCTCGTGGCCGGCGGCGAACTCGACCAACACCACACCCGCGCCATGCTCACCGCTGCCGCGGCCGCACACATCGGCGTCGACGGATTCACTGCCGCCGAGCTCGACCGGGCGATCAGCAACGGATTCCGTTACGGCGCTCAGCATCCCCGTCACCTGCACCACTGA
- a CDS encoding DUF3085 domain-containing protein, protein MSSIELWFRLSEVAPLVQHAMSASEHTKYPDPDDDSPAVPSLIWSKDDGTYLLSNGRPRLLADPTRPEGMARVAYAQGWGPGTGPELGSTLVGGDDFTEYIDLTEDVGGGDQLSDLICKYAALDGWMIFTVRPGQFSVSFEPSNPNSHR, encoded by the coding sequence GTGAGTTCTATTGAGCTGTGGTTTCGTCTGAGTGAGGTCGCCCCGCTTGTGCAGCACGCGATGTCGGCGTCCGAGCACACCAAATATCCCGACCCGGACGATGATTCGCCCGCGGTGCCCTCGCTGATCTGGTCCAAGGACGACGGCACGTACTTGCTCAGCAACGGGCGGCCCCGTCTGCTCGCCGACCCCACCCGGCCCGAGGGAATGGCACGAGTCGCCTACGCCCAAGGATGGGGTCCCGGTACCGGCCCGGAACTCGGCTCTACCCTCGTCGGCGGTGACGACTTCACCGAATACATCGACCTCACCGAGGATGTCGGCGGCGGAGACCAGCTCAGTGATCTCATCTGCAAATACGCCGCGCTTGACGGCTGGATGATCTTCACGGTCCGGCCGGGGCAGTTCAGTGTCTCCTTCGAACCGTCGAATCCCAACTCCCACCGCTGA
- a CDS encoding single-stranded DNA-binding protein: MATDPIITVSGNLVAAPELRFTAAGTPVANFTVASTPRHFDRQSNDWKDGEALFMRCNAWRVLAENLAQSLDRGSRVIVTGRLKQRNYETRDGEKRSIVELDVDDVGPSMMFATAKLTRVYNNPANDVSNTGGSDDPWAATEPREPAFAGASATDEAPPF, from the coding sequence ATGGCTACAGATCCGATCATCACCGTCTCGGGGAACCTCGTTGCCGCGCCCGAACTCCGATTCACCGCCGCGGGCACTCCGGTCGCGAACTTCACTGTCGCTTCCACCCCGCGTCACTTCGACCGCCAATCCAATGACTGGAAAGACGGTGAAGCACTGTTCATGCGTTGCAACGCTTGGCGCGTGCTCGCCGAGAACCTCGCCCAGAGCCTCGACCGCGGCTCACGGGTGATCGTGACCGGCCGCCTCAAGCAGCGCAACTACGAAACCCGCGACGGCGAGAAACGCTCCATCGTCGAGCTCGACGTCGACGACGTCGGCCCCTCGATGATGTTCGCCACCGCCAAACTCACGCGCGTCTACAACAACCCCGCCAACGACGTCAGCAATACCGGCGGCAGCGACGACCCGTGGGCTGCCACCGAACCTCGCGAACCAGCCTTCGCCGGCGCGAGCGCCACCGACGAGGCACCGCCGTTCTGA
- a CDS encoding DUF6283 family protein has translation MTDPATPDIDPTEVSDVMGPPAPRPCSSCPYRRDVPSGIWHADEYAKLRNYDQDMAEQPPGLFQCHQTDAHSDLRRLCAGWAGCHGDNLLALRLALIQQRISAGTFEAAINYQSPTPLFSSGAEAADHGQADIHRPSPDAVNAIDKISRRRSDMIDTCTDPGT, from the coding sequence GTGACCGATCCAGCCACCCCTGACATCGACCCGACCGAAGTGTCCGACGTCATGGGGCCACCCGCACCGCGTCCCTGCAGCTCTTGTCCTTACCGACGCGACGTCCCCAGCGGCATTTGGCACGCCGACGAATACGCGAAACTGCGCAACTACGATCAAGACATGGCCGAACAACCACCCGGCTTGTTCCAATGCCATCAAACCGACGCCCACAGCGACCTTCGCCGCCTATGCGCCGGATGGGCAGGCTGTCACGGCGACAACCTCCTCGCACTGCGATTGGCCCTGATCCAACAGCGCATCAGCGCAGGCACATTCGAAGCCGCAATCAACTACCAGTCACCGACACCACTGTTCAGCTCCGGAGCCGAAGCCGCCGACCACGGGCAAGCCGACATCCACCGGCCGTCTCCCGACGCCGTCAACGCAATCGACAAGATCAGCCGACGCCGGTCCGACATGATCGACACCTGCACAGATCCCGGCACCTGA
- a CDS encoding single-stranded DNA-binding protein, whose translation MQIRNITHTPELVITPSGAAVTNFTVASTPRYFDRSTNEWKDGEALFMRCNVWRDQAQHVTETLTRGARVLVSGRLKQRSYETREGDKRTVVELEVDEVGPSLRYASAKVTKTAPRTAWSETANVTARAGADDPWAAMGSREPAFAGAGAADAPGF comes from the coding sequence GTGCAGATAAGGAACATCACTCACACACCGGAACTCGTCATCACCCCGTCCGGGGCTGCCGTCACCAATTTCACCGTCGCCTCGACCCCACGCTACTTCGATCGCTCCACCAACGAGTGGAAAGACGGCGAAGCGTTGTTCATGCGCTGCAATGTCTGGCGAGACCAAGCCCAACATGTCACCGAGACACTGACTCGCGGGGCCCGGGTGCTCGTCTCGGGTCGCCTCAAGCAACGCAGCTACGAAACCCGCGAGGGCGACAAGCGCACCGTCGTCGAGCTCGAGGTCGACGAGGTCGGCCCGTCGCTGAGGTACGCGAGCGCCAAGGTCACCAAGACCGCCCCGCGTACGGCGTGGAGCGAAACAGCCAACGTCACGGCCCGGGCGGGGGCCGACGACCCGTGGGCGGCAATGGGTTCGCGCGAACCTGCCTTCGCTGGGGCCGGCGCGGCAGACGCACCCGGCTTCTGA
- the mobF gene encoding MobF family relaxase encodes MTATIHKVVAGNGYQYYLRKVAANDVDARGRSDLADYYSAHGEAPGRWHGSGLGPLGLEDGAEVTESQMNSLFGLGRHPNAELIEDRVYAGQIELGANDKDATRAADKASRLGHPYRVYADVSGFRKRCARAFEQYNIECGLAGEDVIPEPERSRIRTRVAFDMFSEQYERAPVDARELSGWVAKNSRPHTTAVAGFDVTFSPVKSVSVLWAVAPRAVSEKIEAAHRAAIDDALRWLERHAVFTRLGRNGIRQVDVDGVIAAVFTHRDSRAGDPDLHTHVLIANRVRTAEGKWRTLDGAAIYRALVTVSEIYNTRLEHHCEQMAGLEFAERPGQDPSKRPIREIVGIPQSLITAWSRRDAAITTRLGELAAAFQTQHGREPTPGEMFDLAERATLDTRPAKHLLRSLAEQRGSWRAEAVRVLGGRKALSAMVHAALNPARTVRPPITGRWITRTAQHVIEVVSEHRSTWRATNVRAEIERQLRGKVTGRDWESVAEAVLAETLSPAHAVAIGDPDLADEPELTSVPVVLRRRDGTSVYTSANQQLYTSARTLSVEAELIELSVQAGARQLPADVVAAAIAAYNTANPDRTLNAGQVSVIEGFARSGLRVRTTNAPAGSGKTTAMAVLANAWAAAGGQVLGLAPTAAAAAVLGESIGYRVETVDKVLDVLDQHTLRPDNAFVEREFPPPLPQWILDIDPATLVIVDEHVKIGNLKRLRLLRYLTGRGATIRCIGDPRQLSAIEAGGADADMDAAAPEPALTLTHVVRFDSAGEATASLQLRDGDPIALGWYLDHGRIHAGHEGATHDDAFHAWTADYLNGRDSVMLAANHTTVTALNARARADRLARDGTQPGATCLLIDGLEASVGDAIRTRHNDPQLRLGPRDWVRNGYAWTVTAVHDDGSLTATHLRSGAKHGHSVLLPGDYVSEHVRLGYATTVDSAQGITADTCHVALTGYESRNQLYVALTRGIFTNHLYLPTALDGSEGSFWSEPAAYPRTAIEILLRILDRDGTQKSAHTTRRDALDPYRRIGRALDIYLDSIGLAAENALGTDGLDRLDADAERAVPHLTDCPAYPILRQHLATIALAGRDPIAALCRAKNARELDTADDIAAVLDWRLDSTGTHSSGGGPLPWVPGIPDGLTGDHDHHQLGARARILADLIGQIRADTQQWTPASAPRWARPLLGSHPQLVEELAVWRASLHIDDRDPHSTGPARRSVLERDHQQLLDARTTEALGDLHRPANTWAPTVKTIAARVVTDPWWPIIAEKIDIAARAGIDIQTLLTGAARTRALPDEMPAAALWSRLDLEPSALDTPHAHTMRPDWITDLHTILGTTTAERAITDAAWPRLVAAIDRATGSDWTPYELLATAHELILGAQPFGTTFLRPDQLADALAWRIDALLRQPTPIQQSSTEPEPDTSMHPHDIPTDTQPPDPPPPSEQANLTPVRASDDIDSGGRNVLPDNIATVAALLQAGDLTAARRNFLRLTGTLDDAQRDIIERVATTLYTYPFVNARARLQWAAERYPEHRELIHACTPTTDPHTYQRRDYQPPPPIPREHYIRPAHDLPDRYDPTQIRPPRPDAEIRADQHADEYERTRGDVDEHVEDAAKAGKAENLTDDEKQRLAIPEGVPHRYYTGNHWTDSHPDSNEPDYDQFADLRTTTLPCVCCGISRPAEAHPRPPRRTEDGLCHDCRDDGQPPIPDSEPADRINTRCDHIAAIHPAENLRGLLLRDWRAARTLAERIAISAWVQVHPLPDSPPQQPSVASPIVENALHALTDQQLEQAIDDLELRIALAADDANIYGSAPQSHVDDSEFDDQLRRHRAAQDAIRAVRAAEATLTEAVREARAINTELDTARAALDSTPARRRARRDLQARVDALAARQDTAIGVRESARTALRQAHRDATDITGTTREWDRILTQPAPPKPEHQPAQPTPELPDIVEFENQLDKLRTERNRRQHLTNTAVADEQHLRDQHASPIPDSSDEFDTMNEPYPPPSSGPHVES; translated from the coding sequence ATGACCGCAACAATTCATAAAGTCGTGGCGGGCAATGGCTACCAATACTATCTACGCAAAGTCGCCGCGAACGATGTCGACGCTCGCGGCCGATCGGATCTGGCTGACTATTACTCCGCCCACGGAGAGGCGCCCGGGCGCTGGCACGGTTCCGGCCTGGGGCCGCTGGGCCTCGAAGATGGTGCGGAAGTTACCGAGTCGCAGATGAATTCACTGTTCGGACTCGGGCGCCATCCCAACGCCGAGCTGATCGAAGACCGCGTATACGCCGGGCAGATCGAGCTCGGCGCGAACGACAAAGACGCGACGCGTGCAGCCGATAAGGCGAGTCGTTTGGGTCATCCATATCGAGTTTATGCCGATGTTTCCGGGTTCCGGAAGCGGTGTGCGCGAGCGTTCGAGCAATACAATATTGAGTGCGGCTTGGCCGGGGAGGATGTAATTCCGGAGCCGGAGCGGTCGCGGATCCGGACTCGTGTGGCGTTCGACATGTTCAGCGAACAGTATGAGCGGGCGCCGGTTGATGCGCGGGAATTGTCGGGGTGGGTGGCCAAGAACTCGCGTCCGCACACCACGGCGGTGGCTGGTTTCGACGTCACGTTCTCGCCGGTGAAGTCGGTGTCGGTGCTGTGGGCGGTGGCGCCGCGGGCGGTGTCGGAGAAGATCGAGGCCGCCCACCGCGCCGCCATCGACGACGCGTTGAGGTGGCTGGAGCGGCACGCAGTGTTCACCCGGTTGGGTCGCAACGGGATCCGCCAGGTCGACGTCGACGGCGTTATCGCCGCGGTGTTCACCCACCGCGACAGCCGCGCCGGCGATCCGGATCTGCACACCCATGTACTGATCGCGAACCGGGTCCGGACCGCCGAGGGTAAGTGGCGCACCCTCGATGGCGCCGCGATCTATCGGGCGCTGGTGACGGTCTCGGAGATCTACAACACCCGCCTCGAACACCACTGCGAGCAGATGGCCGGCCTGGAGTTCGCCGAACGGCCCGGCCAGGACCCCTCGAAACGCCCAATCCGGGAGATCGTCGGAATCCCACAGTCGTTGATCACCGCATGGTCGCGCCGCGACGCGGCGATCACCACCCGACTCGGGGAGCTGGCGGCGGCTTTCCAAACCCAGCACGGACGTGAACCGACACCGGGAGAAATGTTCGATCTGGCCGAGCGCGCCACCCTCGACACCCGCCCCGCCAAACACCTGTTGCGGTCCTTGGCCGAGCAGCGCGGCAGCTGGCGCGCCGAAGCCGTGCGGGTGCTCGGAGGCCGAAAAGCGTTGTCGGCCATGGTGCACGCCGCGCTGAATCCGGCGCGCACGGTGCGACCGCCGATCACCGGGCGGTGGATCACCCGCACCGCCCAGCATGTCATCGAGGTGGTCTCCGAGCACCGATCGACCTGGCGGGCAACCAATGTGCGCGCCGAGATCGAACGCCAACTCCGCGGCAAAGTGACCGGACGGGATTGGGAGAGCGTCGCCGAGGCGGTGCTGGCCGAAACCCTTTCCCCCGCCCACGCTGTCGCGATCGGGGATCCTGATCTGGCCGACGAGCCCGAACTGACCTCGGTTCCGGTCGTGTTGCGCCGCCGCGACGGCACCAGCGTCTACACCTCGGCCAACCAGCAGCTCTACACCAGCGCACGCACACTCTCGGTCGAAGCCGAACTGATCGAACTATCAGTGCAGGCCGGAGCGCGCCAACTTCCCGCGGACGTCGTGGCCGCCGCGATCGCCGCCTACAACACCGCCAACCCGGACCGAACGTTGAACGCCGGACAGGTCAGCGTGATCGAGGGATTCGCCCGATCAGGGTTGCGGGTGCGGACGACCAACGCGCCCGCTGGCTCGGGCAAGACCACCGCGATGGCGGTGCTGGCGAACGCGTGGGCCGCGGCCGGTGGGCAGGTGCTGGGGTTGGCGCCGACTGCGGCCGCGGCGGCGGTACTCGGGGAGTCGATCGGGTACCGCGTCGAAACCGTCGACAAGGTCCTGGACGTGCTCGATCAGCACACCCTGCGACCCGACAACGCCTTCGTGGAGCGGGAATTCCCGCCGCCGTTGCCGCAGTGGATCCTCGATATCGACCCGGCCACGTTGGTGATCGTTGACGAGCACGTCAAAATCGGGAATCTCAAACGTCTTCGCCTGCTGCGCTATCTGACCGGACGCGGGGCGACGATCCGCTGTATCGGTGACCCGCGTCAGCTCTCGGCGATCGAAGCCGGCGGCGCCGACGCCGACATGGACGCCGCCGCACCCGAACCCGCGCTCACCCTGACCCACGTCGTGCGATTCGACTCCGCCGGCGAAGCCACCGCGAGTTTGCAACTGCGCGACGGCGACCCGATCGCGCTGGGCTGGTATCTGGACCACGGCCGGATCCACGCCGGACACGAAGGAGCCACCCACGACGACGCGTTCCACGCCTGGACCGCCGACTACCTCAACGGACGCGACAGCGTCATGCTCGCCGCCAACCACACCACCGTCACCGCACTCAACGCCCGCGCCCGCGCCGACCGCCTCGCCCGCGACGGCACACAACCCGGCGCGACGTGCCTGCTGATCGACGGGCTCGAAGCCTCGGTCGGGGACGCGATCCGCACCCGCCACAACGACCCGCAGCTGCGATTAGGCCCGCGAGATTGGGTGCGCAACGGCTATGCCTGGACCGTCACCGCCGTCCACGACGACGGCAGTCTCACCGCCACCCATCTACGATCCGGCGCGAAACACGGCCACAGCGTGCTGCTTCCGGGCGACTACGTCAGCGAACACGTCCGCCTCGGGTACGCCACCACCGTCGATTCCGCGCAAGGAATCACCGCCGACACCTGCCATGTAGCGCTCACCGGATACGAATCACGCAACCAACTCTACGTCGCACTCACCCGCGGAATCTTCACCAACCACCTCTACCTACCGACCGCATTGGACGGCTCGGAAGGCTCGTTCTGGTCCGAACCGGCGGCCTATCCGCGCACCGCGATCGAGATCCTGTTACGGATTCTCGACCGGGACGGGACGCAGAAGTCCGCGCACACGACCCGCCGTGACGCGCTCGATCCGTATCGGCGTATCGGGCGCGCGCTCGATATCTACCTCGACTCGATCGGTCTCGCGGCCGAAAATGCACTCGGCACCGACGGGTTAGATCGCCTGGACGCCGACGCCGAAAGGGCCGTACCTCACCTCACCGACTGCCCCGCCTACCCCATCCTGCGCCAACACCTGGCGACCATCGCACTCGCCGGCCGCGACCCCATCGCGGCGTTATGCCGAGCGAAGAACGCGCGAGAACTCGACACCGCCGACGATATCGCCGCCGTGCTGGACTGGCGCCTGGACTCCACCGGCACCCATTCGAGCGGCGGCGGACCCCTGCCGTGGGTGCCCGGGATCCCTGACGGACTCACCGGCGACCACGACCACCACCAACTCGGCGCGCGTGCCCGCATCCTCGCCGATCTCATAGGCCAGATCCGCGCCGACACCCAGCAATGGACCCCGGCGTCTGCCCCGCGGTGGGCGCGTCCGCTCCTCGGTAGCCACCCTCAACTGGTCGAGGAACTCGCGGTATGGCGCGCCTCGCTGCACATCGATGACCGCGACCCTCATTCCACCGGTCCCGCCCGGCGCAGCGTTCTCGAACGCGACCATCAGCAACTCCTCGACGCCCGGACCACCGAAGCGCTCGGCGACCTACACCGGCCCGCCAACACCTGGGCGCCTACCGTCAAGACCATCGCCGCTCGGGTCGTGACCGACCCGTGGTGGCCGATCATCGCCGAGAAAATCGACATCGCCGCCCGCGCCGGCATCGACATCCAAACCCTCCTCACCGGCGCCGCACGCACACGGGCGCTACCGGACGAGATGCCCGCCGCCGCACTGTGGTCACGCCTGGACCTCGAACCCTCCGCACTCGACACCCCGCACGCCCACACCATGCGACCGGACTGGATCACCGACCTACACACCATCCTCGGAACCACCACCGCCGAACGTGCCATCACCGACGCGGCGTGGCCGCGGCTGGTCGCCGCGATCGACCGCGCCACCGGCAGCGACTGGACACCTTACGAACTCCTCGCCACCGCACACGAACTCATCCTCGGCGCCCAACCCTTCGGCACCACATTCCTGCGTCCCGACCAACTCGCCGACGCCCTGGCATGGCGCATCGACGCACTCCTACGCCAACCCACCCCCATCCAACAATCCTCCACCGAACCCGAACCGGACACCAGCATGCACCCCCACGACATTCCCACCGACACCCAACCACCCGACCCACCTCCCCCTTCTGAGCAGGCGAACCTCACGCCAGTACGTGCGAGCGACGATATCGACTCCGGTGGCAGAAACGTGCTGCCGGACAACATCGCGACGGTCGCCGCGCTGTTGCAGGCCGGTGATCTCACCGCGGCCCGGCGGAACTTCCTCCGGCTCACCGGCACGCTCGATGACGCACAGCGCGACATCATCGAACGCGTCGCCACCACCCTCTACACCTATCCGTTCGTCAACGCTCGCGCCCGGCTGCAGTGGGCCGCCGAGCGCTACCCCGAACACCGCGAACTCATCCACGCCTGCACACCCACCACCGACCCACACACCTACCAGCGACGCGACTACCAACCCCCGCCGCCGATCCCCCGCGAGCACTACATCCGCCCCGCCCACGACCTACCCGACCGCTACGACCCCACCCAGATCCGCCCACCACGACCCGACGCCGAAATCCGCGCCGACCAGCACGCCGACGAATACGAGCGCACACGCGGCGACGTCGACGAACACGTAGAAGACGCAGCCAAGGCCGGCAAAGCCGAAAACCTGACCGACGACGAGAAGCAGCGCCTGGCCATCCCCGAGGGTGTCCCGCACCGCTACTACACCGGAAACCATTGGACTGACAGCCATCCCGACTCCAATGAACCCGACTACGACCAGTTCGCAGACCTTCGAACCACCACCTTGCCGTGCGTCTGCTGCGGCATCTCCCGCCCCGCCGAAGCCCACCCCCGACCACCCCGGCGCACCGAAGACGGACTGTGCCACGACTGCCGCGACGACGGCCAACCCCCCATCCCCGACAGCGAACCCGCCGACCGCATCAACACTCGCTGCGACCACATCGCCGCCATCCACCCAGCCGAAAACCTGCGCGGTCTGCTGCTGCGAGACTGGCGCGCCGCACGCACACTCGCCGAACGCATCGCCATCAGCGCCTGGGTCCAAGTCCATCCACTACCCGACAGCCCGCCTCAACAGCCCAGCGTGGCCAGCCCGATCGTCGAGAACGCCTTACACGCGCTCACCGACCAGCAACTCGAACAAGCCATCGACGACCTCGAGCTACGCATCGCCCTCGCCGCCGACGACGCGAACATCTACGGGTCGGCGCCTCAATCACACGTCGACGACAGCGAATTCGACGACCAACTCCGCCGACACCGCGCAGCACAGGACGCGATCCGCGCCGTCCGCGCCGCCGAAGCCACACTCACCGAAGCAGTCCGCGAAGCTCGAGCCATCAACACCGAACTCGACACCGCCCGCGCCGCCCTCGATTCCACGCCCGCCCGCCGCCGCGCCCGCCGCGACCTGCAAGCGCGCGTCGACGCACTCGCCGCCCGACAGGACACCGCGATCGGTGTCCGAGAATCCGCACGAACCGCCCTCAGACAAGCCCACCGCGACGCTACCGACATCACCGGAACGACCCGCGAGTGGGACCGAATTCTCACCCAACCCGCCCCTCCCAAGCCCGAACATCAACCCGCACAACCAACTCCGGAACTACCAGACATCGTCGAATTCGAGAACCAGCTCGACAAGTTACGAACCGAACGCAACCGCCGTCAACACCTCACCAACACCGCCGTAGCCGACGAACAACACCTTCGCGATCAGCACGCCAGCCCAATACCTGACTCTTCCGACGAGTTCGACACAATGAACGAACCATATCCACCACCTTCGTCTGGACCACACGTCGAATCGTGA